In Paenacidovorax monticola, the genomic window GAGGCGATGGTCATGCGTAGTGCCCGGGCCTCCGCGCAGGCGCTGGAGAGGCTGCTCAAGCTCCACGCCATGCTCAGCCGCATCAATCAGACCATCGTGCGCGCCGAGGACCCGCAGGAGCTGTACCTGGCGGCCTGCCGCATCGCCGTGGAGGAGGGCGGGTTCCTGGGCGCCTGGATCGGTGTGGCCGAACCAGACAGTGGCGCGATCGCTTCCCTGGCGCGGACGGGGCCGCCGATCCCCTTCGAGCGCATGGAGGCCTTGGTGGGCGAGGCGGTCCGCAGCGGTCACCCGCAGGTACTTCAGCGCACGGCTGGCGAGGAGCGCCTGGCCCCCTGGCGTGGCGTGCTGCGCGAGACGGCCACGGAGGCATTGGCGGCGTTTCCGCTGGTACAGGAGGGGCAGACGATCGGCGCGTTCGCCATCGCGGCCTCGGAGGCGCAAGGGTTCGATCCGAGCCGCATCGCCCTGCTGAGCGAAGTGGCGGGGGACATTTCCTTCGCGCTGGAGGGCATGCGGCGCGAAGAGCGGCGTGCGGCGGCCGAAAGCAAGGTCCATTACCTGGCCTACTACGACCCGCAGACCGGACTGCTCGGGCGCGAACTGTGGACCCAGCGGCTTGCGGCCGCATGCGCGGACGGTGGCCAATGGGCGGTGATGGCGGTGAACCTGCGCAGCTACCATGGCGCGCTGCAATTGCTGGGGCAGGCCATGGGGCCCGAAGTGGCCCAGGCCGTGGCGTCGCGGCTGGAGCGTCTGCAGCCCACCGCGGCGATCGGGCGCATCAGCGAATCGGAGTTCGTCGTCGCCATCGGGCCGCTCGACGGCCTGCATCTGGCAGAAGAAGCCGCCTGGAGCATCGGCTCCGCGCTCTCCGAGGCCATCGTGGTCGATGGGCGGGACAGCTTTCTCAACCCCTTCGTGGGCATCGCCGTCCATCCCCAGGACGGCTCCAGCGCCGAGCGGGTGCTCAAGGCCGCGCTGGTGGCCGCGGCCAGCCGGCCGCAGGACACCCGCGACCGTTGCCGCTTCTATGCGCCCGAGCTGGACCTACAGACCCAGCGCCGGGCCGAGCTGGAGGCGGCGCTGCGCCGGGCGCTGGAGAGAGGGGAGTACCTGTTGCACTACCAGCCCCAGGTCGAGCTGGAGACCGGCCGCGTGGAGGGGGTGGAGGCGCTGCTGCGCTGGCAGCGCCCCGGCCACGGGCTGGTGCCGCCGTACGAGTTCATTCCGCTGCTGGAGGAAACCGGCCTCATCGTCCCTGTGGGCGAGTGGGTGCTCGAAGAGGCATGCCGCACGGCACGGCGTTGGCAGGACGAAGGCCTTCCACCGCTGCGCATGGCCGTCAACCTGTCGGCGCGCCAGTTCCAGGGCGAGGACGTGGGGGCGCTGGTCCAGCAGGTGCTGCGCAAGACCGGGCTGGAGGCGCGCTGGCTGGAGCTGGAGATCACGGAAAGCGCCGTGCTGCTCAACGCGGACGCGGTGATCCGCACCCTCAGCCACCTGCGCGCGCTCGGTGTGGGCCATTCGCTGGACGACTTCGGAACCGGGTATTCCTCGCTGAGCTACCTGCAGCGCCTGCCGGTGGAGCGCATCAAGATCGACCGCAGCTTCATCACCCACCTCACTTCGGCGCCCCAGGATGCGGCCATTGTGCGGGCCGTCATCGGCATGGCCCACAGCCTGGGCATGCGCGTGATCGCGGAAGGGGTCGAAACCGAAGCCCAGCTGGGCTACCTGCGCGGCCTGCATTGCGAGGAGATGCAGGGCTACCTCTTCAGCCGCCCCCTGCCGCCGCAAGAGCTGGAGGCGCTGATGCGCGAGGGGCGCCGGCTCCATGCCGGGCCGGGCGGGGTCGACAGCCAGCGTGTGCTGCTGGTCGTGGACGATGACCCCGAGGTTCTGGCCGCCCTGGGCGGGCTGCTCCGTGGCACGGAGATCCAGGCGCTGACCACGGGCCGCATCGACGAGGCATTCGACCTGCTGGCCACCCATCCCGTGGGCGTGATCGTCTGCGACCAGCGCATGCCGTCGATGACGGGCACCGAATTCCTGCGGCGCGTCCGCGAGCTGCATCCGCACACGGTGCGGATCGTGCTGTCGAGCTACGTCGAGCTGAATTCGGTGATCGACGCGGTGAACCGCGACGCGATCTATCGCTTTCTGACCAAGCCCTGGGATGGCGAGACGCTGCTCGGCAGCCTGCGCGACGCCTTCCGGCAGTACGAAATCAACCGGGACGGCCACCGGCGGCCGCCGCGTGCCGCCATGGCACGCGAGGGGGCCCGGCTGCCCGTGGCCTGAGGCGGGGCAGAGGCCATCAGGAGGCCACGCGGGCCCGCTGGACGATTTTCTGCGCGGCGGCCTGGGTCGTTCCCTGCGCCAGCGTCCCGAAGTGGCAGCCCCAGGCACCGGCCTGGCGGGACCCCAGGAACACGTCGCTCACCTCGGTGGTAGTGTGGCGCAGCAGCTCTGCGCCTTGCAGCACCCGGGCCACGGCTTCGGTCATGGGGCGGGCCAGGAACTCGTCGCGGAGGGCTTCCTGCACGAGGTGCTCCGTCTGCCGCACCAGCGCGTCGAAGCGGCTGTCCTGGCCGGCCAGGGGGCGTAGTTCGTCCCACAGCGCGTCCATGGTGCGCGGATCCTTCAGCATGGCGCGGCGCACGTCCATGCACATCATGTTGGCCGTGCCCTCCCACACGCTGTTGAGCGGCGCCTCGCGGTACAGGCGGGCCATGGGGTTCTCTTCGATGAAGCCGTTGCCGCCGTGGCATTGCAGGGCCTCGTTGGCTACGGCTGGCGCGCGGGAGCAGTTGAAGAACTTGGCGGCCGGCGTGGCCACGCGCGCCAGCAGGCGCTCATGCTCGCTCGCGTCCATCAGGTCCGTGGCCCTGGCCACGCGCAGGGCCATGAGGGTGGCGGCCTCGACCTCCACCGCCATGTCGGCCAGCACGTTGGCCATCATGGGGCGCTCCGCGATCGGCGAACCAAAGGCGCCGCGCGTGGTGGTGTGCTGCAGCGCGAGCGTGAGCGCCTGGCGCATGAGGCCCGCGGAGCCCACGGCGAAGTCCAGGCGGGTGAGGTGGGCATGCGACAGGATTTCGCGGATGCCATGGCCCTCCGCGCCGACCCGGATGGCCAGCGTTCCCGCATACTCCACCTCGCTCGACGCATTGGATTTGTTGCCCGCCTTGTCCTTGAGCCGCTGGACGAAGAAGCGGTTGAAGCTGCCGTCCGGCAGCGTGCGGGGCAGGAAGAAGCAGGTGACGCCGCCATCGACCTTGGCCAGGGTGAAGAACCCGTCGGACTGGGGCACCGAGCAAAACCATTTATGCCCCATCAGCTCGTACCAGTGGGCGGTGGCGCCGTGATAGTCGGCGGAGTGCGAGAAGCGTGCCGTGGTCTGCGTCTCGCGCAGGTCGGAGCCGCCTTGTTTCTCCGTCATCGCGTAGCCGATGACGACAGAGGGCTTCTGGCCCACCTCCTTGCGGCTGAATTCGTACACCGCGCCCCGGGCCTTCTCGGCCCAGATCGCCAGGGCGGGCTCCGCCGCGAAGCCCGCGTACGACGCATAGGCCATGCCCGTGGGGCAGGCCGTGCCTTGCTCCACCTGGTTCCACAGGTAGGACAGCACTGCCCGCGCGAAGTGCCCATGGGGCTCCTGCGTGCGCCAGGCAAGGCTGGGGACTTCGTGCTGCCAGGCCAGGGACATGAGCTGGTGCCAGCTGGGGTGGAAGTCCACCCAGTCGATGCGGTGGCCGAAGCGGTCGTGCGTCTTCAGCTCGGGCGTGTGCCGGTTGGCCAGACGCGCCAGTTCCTGCACGCTCTCGTCGCCCGCCACGGCCCCGAGGGCCGCGCAGCGCTGCGCGGCCCAGGGGGCCTCGCGCGCAATCGCGGCGCTCAGCACCGCGTCCGCGCTGAAGGCATTGAAGCCGCTGGCCGGATGGGCCTGGTTAAGCACCTGGTGGGTGTGGTAGCGGCTGTCGCCGACCGCGAGCACGGCGGGGGGAAGGGGCTTGTTCATGCTTGTCTCCTGTGGATGTCGGTTCTTGCGGCGGGGGAGGGGAGGCGGCCACGCCGGCGCAGGCCATGCATGCAATCTGGCCGGCCAGCCGGGCCACTTCGCGCTGGTAGGTGGCCGAGTCGCGCACCTGCTGGTGGTTCAGGGGCGACAGCGGGCCGATCAGGCCCTCCATGAAGCCGCCGACGATGACCGAGGCGGCAATCTCGGGGTGCACGTCCGCGCGCATGCCGGCATCCTGCTGGCCGGCCGCAATGATCGAGCGCACCACCTCGCTGATGGCGGCGCGGTACTTCAGCCGCACTTCGTCGATCTCCTTGTCGCAGGGCTCCGCGATCATGGCGTAGGCCAGCCGGGGATTGCGCATGGCGCGGCGCACGAAAGTCGCCACCATGGAGTGCAGGCGATCCAGGGCCGTTCCCTCCGAGGTGGCGATATCGCCCAGCACATCCACTTCGCGTTGCGAGACCCTGGACAGCACCTCGGCGAACAGCTCGGCCTTGGAGGGGAAGTAGCGGTACACCGTGCCCGTCGCAATGCCCGCCGACGCGGCAACGTTGGCCACCTGCGCTTCCTGCCATCCGCCCTCGCTCACCAGGGTGCGTGCGGCGTCCAGGATGCGCGCGCGGTTGTCTTGAAGACGGGCCTCGACGGCCTCGGTTTGACGGTAAGCCACAAGAAATGAACCTTGATTCACTGATGGTGTGAATGCTAATTCATTTCTTTCCAGCCATGCAAGCCCCTTTCCTGCCCGATCCGATGGGCAGGCCATCGCGGGCCGATGCAGGGTCGGCCAGTTGCGCGTCATGGCCTTCGAGCGCTGCGATCATCTCCGGCGTGCGGTGCTGGACCCACACAGGCTTGCCGCGCCATTCCACGGTCTTCATACCGCCAGGCGGGATGTCGCCGATGTCGACCTCCACGGCGGCCATGGCCGCGGCGCTCGTGGCGACGCCGGTGGCGATGAGCCAGGTTCGGCGCTCATCGTCGAGCGGATGGGGCAGGGCAGGGTGGATGCGTTCATTGCAATTCCTTTCGAGGCGCTGCGCACGGTGGTCAGGCGCTCGACGTAGGCCAGCACCTCGCGCCGCTCATTCAGCAGCGGCCTCAGTTCAACATCCACATGTTCGGGCCCGCGCAGCGTGTGGTGGATGTGCAGTACCCGGTCTGGCCCCCGCGTGTCCCTGGCCCTGCAGGGGAGGGAGGTCGGCCATGCGGTGATTCTGCCAGTACTGCCCCTCCGGCAGCCCTGAGTAGCCTCACATGCCCGCGAACAACCCGTCCTCGTTCAGCAACTCGAAGACGATCTCCGGTCGCTGCTCCATGCTCTTCTTGATCGCCGCGGGGATGGCCTGGCGTGTCTTGCGGCACAGCCCGGGTTGCTCGTGCACAAGGATGGCAATGCCGCGCAGGCTGCGCACCTCATGGGGGCTGGCGGAAATGCTCAGGCGCACGCCGAGCTGCTGGAACAGGCGCTCTTCCATGTGCCGCAGGTCGCCCAGGCTGGCCAGGTTCTCCAGGCGCTGGATCAGCCGCTTTTCCTCGTCCCGGGTGAGGCGCAGGATGCGCACATCGCCATCGACCGCCTGCAGGAGGGCGTCGCGGTCGCACACGCAGGCGCCTGGCGGGCACTCGGTGCGGATGGGAAAGGAAGGGGTCGTCATGGGCGCACAGGGCCGCCGATGCTGCGGCCGCATGCATTCTACGAACGCCGTCCCGGGCCTGCAGGCGGCCGGGCCTCTCCATGGGAATGGCCATCCCCTGGGTTTGCAAGGCTTGACATTGCCACTGTGGAAAGGTTGATAGTGCCAAACCATGGGCGGGCGCCGATCGAGCGGTGCCCGGTCCGGAGCTTGAAACACAGGGACCTGTCACATGAACCACGAACAGCGGACACCTGCCGGCATGAGCCATGGCGCGCACGAGCACCATCACCACGGGGGGCACGGAGAGGGCGCTGGCCCTCAGGACCACGCGGCCCACGCGCATGATCACCACGCCCACCACGGGCATGCGGCGCCCCCGCCGCAGGGCGCGGAGGTGCCGCCTGCCGCGGGGACGGTATACACCTGCCCCATGCATCCGGAAGTGCGGCAGGACCACCCCGGCAACTGCCCCAAGTGCGGCATGGCGCTGGAACCCCTGATGCCCACGCTGGAGGAGGGCGACAACGCGGAGCTGACCGATTTCCAGCACCGCTTCTGGTGGACGCTGCCCCTCACGGTGGCCGTCACCGTGCTGGCCATGCTGGGGCATCGGCTGCAATGGTTCGAGATGGCCACGCAGAGCTGGATCGAACTGGTGCTGACCCTGCCCATCGTGCTCTGGGCGGGCTGGCCGTTCTTCGTGCGCGGTGCCCAATCGGTCGCGAACCGCAGCCCGAACATGTGGACGCTGATCAGCCTGGGCACGGGAGCGGCCTTCGCCTACAGCGTGGTCGCCACCGTGGCGCCGGGGGTGTTTCCGGACTCGTTCCAGGCCATGGGGCGCGTGGCGGTGTACTTCGAGGCGGCGGCCGTCATCATCTCGCTCACGCTGCTGGGGCAGATGCTGGAGCTGAAGGCGCGCTCGCAGACCTCGGCGGCCATCAAGTCCCTGCTGGGCCTGGCGCCCAAGACGGCGCGCCGCATCGGCGCCGACGGGCAGGAAAGCGACGTGCCGCTGGCCCACGTCCACGTTGGCGACCTGCTGCGCGTGCGCCCCGGCGAGAAGGTGCCCGTGGATGGTGTTGTAGTGGAGGGTCGCAGCGCCGTGGACGAATCCATGCTGACGGGCGAACCCGTGCCCGTGGTCAAGGGGCCGGGGGACGGGCTGATCGGCGCGACCCTCAACACCAACGGGGCGCTGGTGATGCGTTCCGAGCGCGTGGGCGCGGCCACCATGCTCTCGCAGATCGTGCAGATGGTCTCGCAGGCCCAGCGCTCCCGCGCGCCCATGCAGCGCATGGCGGACCAGGTGGCGGGCTACTTCGTGGTGGCCGTGGTCGCCGTGGCGCTGTTCACGCTGCTGGCCTGGGGGCTGTGGGGGCCCGAGCCGCGCTGGGTCTACGGGCTCGTCAATGCCGTGGCGGTGCTGATCATCGCCTGCCCCTGCGCGCTGGGCCTGGCGACGCCCATGTCCATCATGGTGGCGACCGGGCGCGGCGCGACGGGCGGCGTGCTCTTCCGCGACGCGGCGGCGATCGAGAACCTGCGCAAGGTAGACACGCTGATCGTGGACAAGACCGGCACGCTGACGGAGGGGCGCCCCACCTTCGAGCAGGCCGTCCCCATGCCCGGCCAATCCGCCGACGAGGTGCTGCGCCTGGCCGCCAGCCTGGACCAGGGCAGCGAACACCCGCTGGCCGAGGCGATCGTGCAGGCGGCCCGGGCGCGGGGCCTCGCGCTCGACAAGCCCGAGGACTTTGAATCCGGCTCCGGCATCGGTGTGCGGGCCGGGTGGGGGGCCGGCAGCTGGCGCTAGGCAACACGGTGCTGATGGAACAGGCGGGCGTGTCCGCCGCGCCGCTTGCCGGGCAGGCCGAGGCGCTGCGCGCCACGGGGGCCAGCGTGATGTACCTGGCCGCCGACGGCCAACTGCAGGGGCTTCTGGCGGTGTCGGACCCCGTCAAGGCCAGCACCCCGGAGGCGCTCGCGGCGCTGCACGCCGCCGGCCTGCGCATCGTGATGGCCACGGGAGACGGCATGACCACGGCCCAGGCCGTGGGCGCGCGTCTGGGGATCGACGAGGTGCATGGCGAAGTCAAGCCCGCCGACAAGCTCGCCCTGGTCTCCCGGCTGCAGGCCGAGGGACGGGTGGTGGCCATGGCCGGCGACGGCATCAACGACGCGCCCGCGCTGGCCAAGGCGGATGTGGGCATCGCGATGGGCACGGGCACCGATGTGGCGATGAACAGCGCGCAGGTGACGCTGGTGAAGGGCGACCTGCGCGGCATCTCCACGGCCCGGGGCCTGTCGGAAGCCACGGTGGGGAACATGAAGCAGAACCTCATGTTCGCGTTCCTCTACAACGCGCTGGGCATCCCCATCGCGGCGGGCCTGCTGTACCCCCTCACGGGCTGGCTGCTCTCGCCCATGATCGCGGCCCTGGCCATGAGCCTGAGTTCCGCCTCCGTGATCGCCAACGCGCTGCGCCTGCGGGGCCGCTGAAGGGTGGTGCAAAAAAGCGCGTAGGATTTGACCTGCGCCAAGCCGCCACAGCGCGGCCTGGCTAGCATGCCACCACCATGACACCCGTCAGACGCCTCGTCGCACTCTGGGGCCGCTGGATCGCCAGCGGCCTGGTCGCGGCGTTGCTGTTCTCGCAGGTGGCGCTGGCGGCGTACGCCTGCCCCCAGCTCGATTCGGAGGCGCATGCGGCCTCCATGCAGATGGCGGGCATGGCGATGGAAGAGGCCGTGGCCATGGCCTCCATGCCCGACTGCCATGCGATGGCGGGGGCCATGGACGATGATGTCCCCCACCTGTGCCGCGCCCACTGCTCCGGCGACAGCCGGCCGGCCCCGTCCGTGCAGGGGCTGGATCTCCAGTCCATCGCGGCCCAGGCGGTCTGGATGGCCTATGTGCTGCCGGCCGTGCTCACACCGCTGCTCCAGGCCGACGCGCTGGCCACCCACGCCCAGGCCGATCCGCGAACGGGTGCTCCACCCATCTACCTTGCGCTCCAGGTCCTGAGGAATTGACGGTCCACGCCGTGCCCCGCCGCGTTCAGCGGCGGGTGCTCACGCGACTTCGTGGACATTGATTTCAAGGACCATCATGACCCTTCTTTCCTTTGGCACCCCGCATGGGTGCCTGCCTGCGCAGGGGCGCGGGCTGCCGTTCCCGGGCGAATGCGGGGCTTTGCTGCGCCGCCTGGGCATCGTGTGCGCGGGCTACGCGCTCGTCGCGGGCCCGGCCCAGGCGCTGGAATTCGGCGAGGCGCTGCAGATCGCCGAACAGCACAGCCCGCGCACCGCCGCCCAGCGGCTGCAGATCGAGGCCGCCGACACGGCCCGGAAGGCCGCAGGAACGCTGCCCGACCCCAAGCTCTCCGTCGGCATCGAAAACCTGCCCGTGAGCGGCATGGACCGTTGGAGCCTCACGCGCGAATCCATGACCATGCAGCGCCTGGCGCTGATGCAGGAAGTGCCCAACCAGGCCAAGCGCGATGCCCAGGCCGCCACGGCCCGGGCCCGCGTGGAGCGCGAGCGGGCGGCGCTGGTGCTGCAGCGCCTGCAGATCCGGCAGGAGGTGAGCCTGGCCTGGATCGCGGCGCAGGCCATCGAGCAGCGTGAGCGGCTGCTGGCGGAGCTGCTGCAGGAGAACCAGCGCCTGCAGGACAGCCTGCCCGCGCGGGTCGCCGCGGGCACGGCCTCGGCGGGCGATCTGCTCGCCGCCCGGCAGGAGGCGCTGGCGCTGTCGGACCGCCGCGACGACCTGCAGCGCGACCGTGCCAAGGCCCGGGCCGCGCTGCGCCGCTGGGTAGGCCCCCGTGCGGACGAGGGGCTGCAATCCGGCCCCGGGCCGCTGGCCCGGCCCATCGAGCAGATGCGCGCCGACCTGCCCCGCCATGCAGAACTCGCGCAGTACCCGGCCTTGCGGAACATGGCCCAGGCGGAGTCGCACGAAGCCCAGGCCGATTCGCGCGGCGACTGGTCCTGGGAAGTGGCCTACAGCCGGCGCGGGCGCCAGTGGGGCGACATGGTGTCGTTCCAGGTGACCTTCGATCTGCCCTGGCAGCGGGGCGGCGGCAGACGCCGCTGGCCCAGGCCAAGCAGCTTGAGGCGCAGCGCATCGAGATGGAGCAGGAAGACGCGGTGCGGCGGCATCTGCAGGAGCTGGACGACGGCGCGGCCGAGCTGCAGGCCCTGGAGCGCCAGATCGAGCGGCTGCAGTCCACGGGCCTGCGGCTGGCACAGGGCCGCGCGGACCTGGCGCTGGCCGGCTACCAGGCCGCCAAGGGCGATCTGGGGGCCGTGCTGGGCGCACGCGCCCAGGTGCTGGAGGCGCGCCTGCGCCTGATCGACCTGCAGGCGCAGCGCGACAGTCTGGTGGCCCGCCTGAACAACCTGATCGCGGACTGAGCGGAGGAGACAGCCATGAACACCCCCAAAAAACTCATCGCCAGCCTGGCGCTGGTGGCGGCAGGCATCGCGATCGGCTGGGGCGCGTCCCTGTGGAGCGCTGGCGGCTCGCAAGGCACAGTGGGTGCAGCCGCCCCCGCGGCCGAGCGCAAGGTGCTGTACTGGTACGACCCCATGGTGCCGACGCAGAAGTTCGACAAGCCGGGCAAGTCGCCCTACATGGACATGGAGCTGGTGCCCCAGTACGCCGACGAGGCCGCGCCGCCGGAGCAGGGCGTCAGTGTCTCCGCCCAGGCGGTGCAGGCGCTCGGGCTGCGCACGGCCGAGGTCGAGCGGCGCAGCCTGGGCGTGGCCGTGGAGGCCACCGGCACCGTGCTGCTCAACGACCGGGACGTGAGCGTGGTGCAGGCGCGCGCCGCGGGCTTCGTGGAGCGGGTCTATGCGCGCGCGCCGGGCGACGTGATCGCCGCAGGCGCGCCGCTCGTGGACCTGCTGCTGCCCGAATGGGTGGCGGCGCAGCGCGAGTACCTGGCCGTTCGGGCGCTGCAAGACGCATCGCTCTCCGCCGCGGCCCGGCAGCGCCTGCTGCTGCTGGGCATGCCGCCAGCCCTGGTGGAGCGGGTGGAGCGCACCGGCGAGCCGCAGGGGCGCTACACGGTGACCGCGCCCCAGGCCGGGCTGGTGGCCGAACTGCTGGTGCGCCAGGGCATGACGGTGTCTGCGGGCGCCAGCCTGGCGCGCCTGAATGGCCTGGATTCGATGTGGATCGAGGCCGCCGTGCCGGAGGCGCAGAGCGGCCCGCTGCGCACCGGCCAGGACGCCCAGGTGCGGCTCGCGGCCTTTCCGGGCGAAGTCTGGAGGGCCCGTGTTGCAAGCGTCCTGCCCGAGGCCAACCGCGACACCCGCACGGTGCGGGTGCGACTGGAGATCGCGAACCCGGGGCAGCGGCTGAAGGCGGGCATGTCGGGACAGGTCTCCCTGCAGGGGCCGGCGCAGCCCATGCTGCTGGTGCCGAGCGAGGCGGTGATCCGCACTGGCAGGCGCGCGCTGGCCTATGTCGTGGACGGGCCGGGCCGCTTCCACCCCGTACCGGTGCGGCTGGGCGCCGAGATCGACGACCGGCTGGTGGTGCTGGAGGGCCTGTCGGCAGGGCAGCAGGTGGTGGCGTCGGCGCAGTTCCTCATCGACTCGGAGGCGAGCCTGCGCGGCGTGCTGCCGCCCCCAGCAGGGGCAGAGAGCGCTCCATCCGGTGGCGGAGCCGGGCAGGCAACCACGCCGCCGGCCACCGAGACCTTCACGGTGCGCGGCGTGGTCGAGTCGGTGGCGCCCGGCGAGCTGACCCTTGCGCACGAGGCCGTGCCGGCCCTGAAGTGGCCGCCCATGACCATGGGCTTCCAGCTGGCCGATCCCCGGCTGGCGGCGGGACTGGCCCCCGGGCAGCGAGTGCGCTTCACCTTCGCTCGCCAGGGGGATGGATTCGCCATCACCGCCATCGAAAGGAGCGCGCCATGATCGCCCGGCTGATCCGATGGTCGGTGGCGAACCGCTTCCTGGTGCTGCTCGCCACCGTGATGCTCGCGGCCTGGGGTGCCTGGGCCGTGCGCGGCACGCCCGTGGATGCGCTGCCGGACCTGTCCGACGTGCAGGTCATCATCCGCACCACCTACCCGGGCCAGGCGCCGCAGATCGTCGAGAACCAGGTGACCTACCCGCTGGCCACCACCATGCTCTCGGTGCCGGGGGCCCGGGCGGTGCGCGGGTTCTCTTTCTTCGGCGACTCGTTCGTCTATGTCCTGTTCGAGGACGGCACGGACCTGTACTGGGCGCGCTCGCGGGTGCTGGAGTACCTGAACCAGGTGCAGGGCCGGCTGCCGGCCACGGCCAAGCCGGCGCTGGGCCCCGATGCCACGGGCGTGGGCTGGATCTTTCAGTACGCGCTGGTGGACCGCTCGGGCAGGAACGACCTGGCCCAGCTGCGCGCGCTGCAGGACTGGTTCCTCAAGTTCGAGCTCAAGAGCCTGCCGGGCGTCGCCGAGGTGGCGTCGGTGGGGGGCATGGTCAAGCAGTACCAGGTGGTGATCGACCCGGTCAGGCTGGCCTCCCTGGGCCTCACCCAGGCACAGGTACGCGATGCGCTGGCCGGGGCGAACCAAGAGACGGGCGGGTCGGTGCTGGAGCTGTCGGGGGCCGAGTACATGGTCCGTGCAAGCGGCTACCTGCAGAGCCTCGACGACTTCCGCACGATCCCGCTGACCACGCGGGGCGGGGTGCCGGTCCGGCTGGGTGATGTCGCCACGCTGCAGATCGGCCCCGAAATGCGGCGCGGCATCGCCGAACTGGACGGAGAAGGGGAGGTCGCGGGCGGCGTGGTGGTCCTGCGCTCGGGCAAGAACGCCCAGGAGACGATCGCCGCCGTCAAGGCCCGGCTCGCGGAACTGCAGGCCAGCCTGCCCCAGGGCGTCGAGATCGTCACGGCCTACGACCGCAGCGCGCTGATCGAGCGGGCCATCCGCAACCTCTCGGCCAAGCTGGGCGAGGAGTTCCTGGTGGTGGCGCTGGTCTGCGCGGTGTTCCTGTGGCACCTGCGCTCCGCGCTGGTGGCCATCATCTCCCTGCCGCTGGGGGTGATGACGGCGTTCCTCGTCATGCGCTACCAGGGGATCAACGCCAACATCATGTCGCTGGGCGGCATCGCGATCGCCGTGGGCGCCATGGTCGATGCGGCCGTGGTGATGATCGAGAACGCGCACAAGAAGCTGGAGGCCTGGCAGCATGCGCACCCCGGCCAGCCGCTGGAGGGCGAGGAACGCTGGAAGGTGGTCACGCAGGCGGCGCAGGAGGTGGGCCCGGCGCTGTTCTTCTCGCTGCTCATCATCACGCTGTCCTTCGTGCCCGTGTTCACCCTGGAGGCGCAGGAGGGCCGGCTGTTCGGCCCGCTGGCATTCACCAAGACCTATGCCATGGCCGCGGCGGCGGGGCTGTCCGTGACGCTGGTTCCGGTGCTCATGGGCTACTGGATCCGGGGGCGCATTCCGCACGAGCAGAAGAACCCCATCACGCGGGTGCTGATCGCGGTGTACCGGCCCTGCCTGGAGGCGGTGCTGCGCCGGCCTCGCACGACGCTGCTCGTGGCCGTGCTGGCGCTGGCGACCACCGCGTGGCCCCTGTCGCGCCTGGGGGGCGAGTTCCTGCCCCGGCTCGACGAGGGAGATCTGCTCTACATGCCCTCGGCCCTGCCCGGCCTGTCGGCGCAGCGCGCCACGGAACTGCTGCAGCTCAGCAACCGCATGATCAAGACCGTGCCCGAGGTGGAGCGGGTGTTCGGCAAGGCGGGGCGCGCGGAGACGGCCACCGACCCCGCGCCGCTGGAGATGTTCGAGACCACCGTGAAGCTCAGGCCCCGGGAGCAGTGGCGCCCGGGCATGACGCCCGACAAGCTCATCGAGGAACTGGACCGGGCGGTGAAGATCCCCGGGCTGTCCAACATCTGGATCCCCCCGATCCGCAACCGCATCGACATGCTGGCCACCGGCATCAAGAGCCCGATCGGCGTCAAGGTCACGGGCAGCGACCTGCGCGTGATCGACCGCGTCGCAGCGCAGGTGGAGCAGGTCGCCAAGGGCATTCCCGGCGTGGCCTCGGCGCTGGCCGAGCGCCTGACCGGCGGCC contains:
- a CDS encoding efflux RND transporter periplasmic adaptor subunit, whose amino-acid sequence is MNTPKKLIASLALVAAGIAIGWGASLWSAGGSQGTVGAAAPAAERKVLYWYDPMVPTQKFDKPGKSPYMDMELVPQYADEAAPPEQGVSVSAQAVQALGLRTAEVERRSLGVAVEATGTVLLNDRDVSVVQARAAGFVERVYARAPGDVIAAGAPLVDLLLPEWVAAQREYLAVRALQDASLSAAARQRLLLLGMPPALVERVERTGEPQGRYTVTAPQAGLVAELLVRQGMTVSAGASLARLNGLDSMWIEAAVPEAQSGPLRTGQDAQVRLAAFPGEVWRARVASVLPEANRDTRTVRVRLEIANPGQRLKAGMSGQVSLQGPAQPMLLVPSEAVIRTGRRALAYVVDGPGRFHPVPVRLGAEIDDRLVVLEGLSAGQQVVASAQFLIDSEASLRGVLPPPAGAESAPSGGGAGQATTPPATETFTVRGVVESVAPGELTLAHEAVPALKWPPMTMGFQLADPRLAAGLAPGQRVRFTFARQGDGFAITAIERSAP
- a CDS encoding efflux RND transporter permease subunit, producing the protein MIARLIRWSVANRFLVLLATVMLAAWGAWAVRGTPVDALPDLSDVQVIIRTTYPGQAPQIVENQVTYPLATTMLSVPGARAVRGFSFFGDSFVYVLFEDGTDLYWARSRVLEYLNQVQGRLPATAKPALGPDATGVGWIFQYALVDRSGRNDLAQLRALQDWFLKFELKSLPGVAEVASVGGMVKQYQVVIDPVRLASLGLTQAQVRDALAGANQETGGSVLELSGAEYMVRASGYLQSLDDFRTIPLTTRGGVPVRLGDVATLQIGPEMRRGIAELDGEGEVAGGVVVLRSGKNAQETIAAVKARLAELQASLPQGVEIVTAYDRSALIERAIRNLSAKLGEEFLVVALVCAVFLWHLRSALVAIISLPLGVMTAFLVMRYQGINANIMSLGGIAIAVGAMVDAAVVMIENAHKKLEAWQHAHPGQPLEGEERWKVVTQAAQEVGPALFFSLLIITLSFVPVFTLEAQEGRLFGPLAFTKTYAMAAAAGLSVTLVPVLMGYWIRGRIPHEQKNPITRVLIAVYRPCLEAVLRRPRTTLLVAVLALATTAWPLSRLGGEFLPRLDEGDLLYMPSALPGLSAQRATELLQLSNRMIKTVPEVERVFGKAGRAETATDPAPLEMFETTVKLRPREQWRPGMTPDKLIEELDRAVKIPGLSNIWIPPIRNRIDMLATGIKSPIGVKVTGSDLRVIDRVAAQVEQVAKGIPGVASALAERLTGGRYVDVRIDRTAAGRYGLNVADVQAVVAGAVGGENVSETVEGLARFPISLRYPREWRDSPQRLAQLPIATPTGAQITLGTVAQIAITDGPPMLKSENARPSGWVYVDVRGRDLASVANELREAVARQVRLEPGVSISYSGQFEYLERANARLKVVVPATLLIIFVLLYLTFARLDEAALIMATLPFALTGGIWFLYLMGYHLSIATGVGFIALAGVAAEFGVVMLIYLKHALHERCPDGRGLTHAQLLDAIREGAVLRVRPKAMTVAVILAGLVPIVWGSGTGSEVMSRIAAPMLGGMVTAPLLSLFVIPAAYLLMRKPGR